In a single window of the Rhizoctonia solani chromosome 16, complete sequence genome:
- a CDS encoding formate/nitrite transporter family protein: MSNFQMACLVAGTVAAREAESTCRARDVREDRLADLVARVRAILYAEHHPYSYRHAAGPSELNCGNRSSNKSEGGACIVGPGTPVAEQTYLSLIDGHEVLERRKATRTQLGMKGFAAWFGHGSKSEEKANSSNFV, from the coding sequence ATGTCGAATTTCCAAATGGCGTGTTTAGTCGCAGGGACAGTGGCTGCCCGCGAGGCTGAAAGTACTTGTCGTGCTCGTGATGTACGCGAAGATCGCTTGGCCGACCTTGTTGCTCGTGTACGCGCGATACTTTACGCCGAACACCATCCTTACTCCTATCGTCACGCTGCTGGCCCAAGCGAACTCAACTGCGGCAATAGATCGAGCAACAAGAGCGAAGGAGGAGCGTGCATTGTTGGCCCTGGTACACCCGTAGCCGAACAAACATATCTAAGCCTAATTGACGGCCATGAGGTTTTGGAGCGTAGAAAAGCTACGCGCACTCAGCTAGGTATGAAAGGCTTTGCTGCATGGTTTGGACATGGCTCCAAGTCTGAAGAAAAGGCCAATTCTTCAAACTTTGTTTGA